Sequence from the Rhodococcus jostii RHA1 genome:
CGTGATCGAGCGTCGTCGGTCCCACGCGCCAGGTCCAGGAACGGCCCGGTGTCTTGGCCGAGATCGACGCGGGAACAGGCACGACCCAGAGCAGTCGCGCCGCTCCACGCCGGCCGGCCTGAACCTCGGGGGACCCGAGACCCCACGCTCCGCGGACGTGCGGCGCCCACTCGGGCCAGCGCGAGGGCCGGGAGACGAGCGCCCACGCGACGTCCACCGAGGCGTCGGAATCAGCTGAGAACGAATGCGGCACGGGGGAGGAATACCCGGTTTCGACCCCGGCAGACACCGCAGATGCGGCTCGCGGAGTGGTCGGAGGTGAACACCGGGTGAATTGGCCCGTGTCGAGTTGCATGTAACTCGAGGTACTGGCCACGCTTGGAGGGAACGGCGAGGGAGGGAGCCGATCATGCTCGTTCGTCTGCCCGGGGTGTATCGCCCCCAGCGTGACACCTGGCTGCTCGCCGAGGTGCTGGCGGCCCGAGATCTCGGACCGGGCACCCGCGTGCTCGATCTCTGCTGTGGCACAGGCGTGTTGAGCGTCGAGGCGTGCGCGGCGGGCGCGGGGTGGGTGACGGCGGTCGACGTGTCGCGCCGGGCCGCGATCAGTACCTGGCTCAACGCCAAACTGCGCCGCCGGACGATCCGCGTCGTGCGGGGGCTGGAGGCGCGGGAGATGATCCGGCCGGGCCAGCGCACCGAGCGCATCGCGGTGCTGGCCGCGACCGACCTCCGGTACGGCGAGGCTCCACGCTGACCTGGGCTCTGACTCCGGCGTCCAACTGTTCTCGCCACGGCACAGGTGAGTGGTTCACGTGGTTCGTCGCAACCCGGGACACAACGCAGAGGATCGTGTTGTTCGCGCTGTGGCCGTCCTCAGGAAAAGCGAGCTGATCGGGCTCGCAACCACATCGCCGACGCTGGTGACCGACGGCCACGTGCCGCGTGTAAAGTTTGCCGTTCGACGACGCCCAGCTTTCGAGGACTGCTGAACCACTACATGGCCAAGATCGATCGCAGCCGCACTGCCGCACTGACCCAAGCGCCGACCCTCCACGAGCCGGATGCCGGCGTCCGGCGCACCGTGCTCCCCGGCGGGCTTCGGGTGGTCACCGAATACGTTCCCGGTGTCCGATCCGCATCCGTGGGCGTCTGGGTGGGTGTCGGATCCCGTGACGAGCAGCCCACCGTCGCCGGGGCCGC
This genomic interval carries:
- a CDS encoding RsmD family RNA methyltransferase, producing MLVRLPGVYRPQRDTWLLAEVLAARDLGPGTRVLDLCCGTGVLSVEACAAGAGWVTAVDVSRRAAISTWLNAKLRRRTIRVVRGLEAREMIRPGQRTERIAVLAATDLRYGEAPR
- a CDS encoding SRPBCC family protein; this translates as MPHSFSADSDASVDVAWALVSRPSRWPEWAPHVRGAWGLGSPEVQAGRRGAARLLWVVPVPASISAKTPGRSWTWRVGPTTLDHVVEPYGAGSRITMTMSAPGPLDSVLAVTYGPVVRTLVRRLARVAGER